The Nocardioides sp. S5 genome includes a window with the following:
- a CDS encoding DnaB-like helicase C-terminal domain-containing protein: MDHQLTTVGASLARSDERMLTGRNAAGRVWKTGFVGLDPLIGGGMRAGSLVLLAGPQGLGKSTFALQVARNNAATGRPVIFFSYEHDAEDITQKLIAMEAGELDESDQVRVNSIRSIFDDLWVSSLEHRLESVPCGVEALARVSHYSEMLFVHRSTGTRTDLAAIQNAIEAVRELSGTTPLVIVDYLQKVKTQHPDEDDSSTEIVEGLKDLAIDINAPVLAIAAAEKAALRSGKRMRASDLRGSSALAYEADVVLVLNNKFDIVARHHLTYDLSNAERFRDFAVLTVEKNRFGRDGVVLQFRTRFDQGRYEHEGTEVKEQLIDERVFRE; this comes from the coding sequence GTGGATCACCAGCTCACGACCGTCGGGGCCTCACTGGCCCGGAGCGACGAACGCATGCTCACCGGCCGCAACGCCGCAGGCCGGGTCTGGAAGACCGGCTTCGTCGGCCTCGACCCGCTGATCGGCGGAGGGATGCGGGCCGGTTCGCTGGTGCTGCTGGCCGGGCCGCAGGGCCTCGGCAAGTCCACCTTCGCCCTCCAGGTCGCGCGCAACAACGCCGCGACCGGGCGCCCGGTCATCTTCTTCTCCTACGAGCACGACGCCGAGGACATCACCCAGAAGCTCATCGCGATGGAGGCCGGCGAGCTCGACGAGTCGGACCAGGTGCGGGTCAACAGCATCCGGTCGATCTTCGACGACCTGTGGGTCAGCTCGCTCGAGCACCGCCTCGAGTCCGTGCCGTGCGGCGTCGAGGCACTGGCCCGGGTCTCGCACTACAGCGAGATGCTCTTCGTGCACCGCTCGACCGGGACCCGCACCGACCTCGCTGCGATCCAGAACGCCATCGAGGCCGTGCGCGAGCTGTCGGGCACGACCCCGCTCGTGATCGTCGACTACCTGCAGAAGGTGAAGACGCAGCACCCCGACGAGGACGACAGCTCCACCGAGATCGTCGAGGGCCTCAAGGACCTCGCCATCGACATCAACGCCCCGGTGCTGGCGATCGCCGCGGCCGAGAAGGCGGCACTGCGCTCGGGCAAGCGGATGCGCGCCAGCGACCTGCGCGGCTCCAGCGCGCTGGCGTACGAGGCCGACGTCGTGCTGGTGCTGAACAACAAGTTCGACATCGTCGCGCGCCACCACCTGACCTACGACCTCAGCAACGCCGAGCGGTTCCGTGACTTCGCCGTCCTCACCGTGGAGAAGAACCGCTTCGGGCGCGACGGCGTCGTGCTCCAGTTCAGGACCCGCTTCGACCAGGGCCGCTACGAGCACGAGGGCACCGAGGTCAAGGAGCAGCTGATCGACGAGCGCGTCTTCCGCGAGTGA
- the rplJ gene encoding 50S ribosomal protein L10, which translates to MARPEKTAAVADIVESFNESAGAVLTEYRGLTVKQLQDLRRSLGENAHYAVVKNTLAKIAATEVGIEGFDDLLTGPTAIAFINGDVVEAAKGLRDFAKANPALVIKGGVLDGKSLDAAEIAKLADLESREVLLGKLAGGMLASLSQAVYLLNAPLAQVARLAGALEAKATEDPSILAGGAGTPAAPAAEDAPVEEDSAPAEAAEPEATDEAADAAAESTDA; encoded by the coding sequence ATGGCGCGGCCAGAAAAGACTGCCGCCGTCGCGGACATCGTTGAGTCGTTCAACGAGTCCGCCGGCGCTGTGCTGACCGAGTACCGCGGTCTCACCGTGAAGCAGCTGCAGGACCTGCGGCGCTCCCTCGGCGAGAACGCCCACTACGCCGTGGTCAAGAACACGCTCGCCAAGATTGCCGCCACCGAGGTGGGAATCGAAGGCTTCGACGACCTGCTGACCGGCCCGACCGCCATCGCCTTCATCAATGGAGACGTGGTCGAGGCCGCCAAGGGTCTGCGTGACTTTGCCAAGGCAAACCCCGCCCTCGTCATCAAGGGCGGTGTCCTGGACGGCAAGTCCCTCGACGCTGCAGAGATCGCCAAGCTGGCCGATCTCGAGTCGCGCGAGGTCCTGCTGGGCAAGCTCGCGGGCGGCATGCTCGCCTCGCTGTCCCAGGCCGTCTACCTCCTCAACGCCCCGCTCGCCCAGGTCGCCCGGCTCGCCGGCGCCCTGGAGGCGAAGGCGACCGAGGACCCCTCGATCCTCGCAGGTGGTGCCGGTACGCCGGCTGCTCCGGCTGCCGAGGACGCCCCGGTCGAGGAGGACTCCGCTCCCGCGGAGGCCGCCGAGCCCGAGGCGACCGACGAAGCGGCCGACGCGGCCGCTGAGTCCACCGACGCCTGA
- the rplL gene encoding 50S ribosomal protein L7/L12: MAKLSTVELLDAFKEMTLIELSEFVKEFEETFGVTAAAPVAAAPAAGAPAAGGEAAAEQDEFDVVLEAAGDKKINVIKEVRALTSLGLKEAKDLVEAAPKAILEKVDKASADKAKEALEAAGATVTVK; this comes from the coding sequence ATGGCGAAGCTGTCCACCGTCGAGCTGCTCGACGCGTTCAAGGAAATGACCCTCATCGAGCTCTCCGAGTTCGTCAAGGAGTTCGAGGAGACCTTCGGCGTCACCGCCGCTGCCCCCGTCGCCGCCGCCCCCGCCGCGGGCGCCCCGGCCGCCGGTGGCGAGGCCGCTGCCGAGCAGGACGAGTTCGACGTCGTCCTCGAGGCCGCTGGTGACAAGAAGATCAACGTCATCAAGGAGGTCCGCGCGCTGACCTCCCTCGGCCTCAAGGAGGCCAAGGACCTCGTCGAGGCCGCCCCCAAGGCGATCCTCGAGAAGGTCGACAAGGCTTCGGCCGACAAGGCGAAGGAGGCCCTCGAGGCCGCCGGCGCCACCGTCACCGTCAAGTGA
- a CDS encoding ABC transporter ATP-binding protein, translating into MGVEIKVNDLSKSFGKQLIWGDVTLTVPAGEICVMLGPSGTGKSVFLKTLIGLLKPDKGSIIIEGTDIASCSERDLYEIRKLFGVLFQDGAMFGSMNLYDNVAFPLREHTRKSESEVREIVMEKMDLVGLLGAEDKLPGEISGGMRKRAGLARALVLDPEIVLFDEPDSGLDPVRTAFLNQLIVDLNAQIDATFLIVTHDINTARTVPDNIGLLYHRHLAMFGPREELLSSEEPVVRQFLNAQKVGPIGMSEEKDADELAAEAGQELPPLPPIPLQLDPSNGIPRRSQRPAGEWCREHGVTPPPGSFESSNAGLAPGA; encoded by the coding sequence ATGGGTGTCGAGATCAAGGTCAACGACCTCTCCAAGTCGTTCGGCAAGCAGCTCATCTGGGGCGACGTGACGCTCACCGTCCCCGCCGGCGAGATCTGCGTCATGCTCGGCCCGTCGGGCACGGGCAAGTCGGTCTTCCTCAAGACGCTCATCGGCCTGCTCAAGCCCGACAAGGGCTCGATCATCATCGAGGGCACCGACATCGCGAGTTGTTCCGAGCGCGACCTCTACGAGATCCGCAAGCTGTTCGGCGTGCTGTTCCAGGACGGCGCGATGTTCGGCTCGATGAACCTCTACGACAACGTCGCCTTCCCGCTGCGCGAGCACACCCGGAAGTCCGAGTCCGAGGTCCGCGAGATCGTCATGGAGAAGATGGACCTCGTCGGCCTGCTCGGCGCCGAGGACAAGCTCCCGGGCGAGATCTCCGGCGGCATGCGCAAGCGCGCCGGCCTGGCCCGAGCGCTGGTGCTCGACCCCGAGATCGTGCTCTTCGACGAGCCGGACTCCGGCCTCGACCCGGTGCGTACTGCGTTCCTCAACCAGCTGATCGTCGACCTCAACGCCCAGATCGACGCCACCTTCCTCATCGTCACCCACGACATCAACACCGCGCGGACGGTGCCGGACAACATCGGCCTGCTCTACCACCGCCACCTCGCGATGTTCGGCCCCCGCGAGGAGCTGCTCAGCTCGGAGGAGCCCGTGGTGCGCCAGTTCCTCAACGCCCAGAAGGTCGGGCCCATCGGCATGTCGGAGGAGAAGGACGCCGACGAGCTCGCCGCCGAGGCCGGCCAGGAGCTGCCGCCCCTGCCGCCGATCCCGTTGCAGCTCGACCCGTCCAACGGGATCCCGCGGCGCAGCCAGCGTCCCGCGGGGGAGTGGTGCCGCGAGCACGGCGTGACCCCGCCGCCCGGTTCGTTCGAGTCCAGCAACGCCGGCCTGGCCCCGGGAGCCTGA